In Fibrobacterota bacterium, the sequence CCTTGGCCTCGATGCTGATGAAGAACCCGTTGTCCGAGAACTTGCCGAAGTTCTTGCTCTTGAAAAGGGCATGGTACATAACGGGTATGAAGGCTGGATAGGGGTTCAGGGGCTTGCCGCCGATGACGACCGGCTGGGCGAACATATTGATCCAGTACTGCAGCCCGAAGCCGCCGAAACAGCCGGCCATGGCCCCGAAGAAAGCGATCCAGCCCATGCGCGAATCGCCGATTCCCATGGCGTGGTCGATACCGTGGATGGGGAACGGCGAATGCACGTCCCATTTCTTGAAACCCTTATCGCGTACCTTTTCGGCCGCGTGATAGACTTCCTTCACGCCCGCGAACTCGGCCAGGACGCCGAAAGTCTTCGGTTTGGCTTGGGTGACGGTCTTTTCCATTCTCAGTGTCCTCTGGCTTTCGCGCCCGCGGTGCCCATGGCCGCAGGCGGCGTATCATGATGCTCGCCGTAATGCGGGCTGGCCACGGGCATGACGCCCTTCACCTCGGCGATGGCCAGCTGGGGCAAGTACTTCAGGAACAAAAGGAAGAAGGTGCCGAACAGGCCGAAGGTGCCCACGTAGGTCCAGATGTCGACCCAGGTCGGGCGATAGTAGCCCCAGGACGAAGGCAGGAAGTCGGCATGCAGGGAGATCACGATGACGAAGCGCTCGAACCACATGCCGATGTTCATGAAGATGGTCATGACGAACATGATGGGGATATTGGTGCGGATCTTCTTGAACCAGAAGAACTGCGGGGTGATCACGTTGCAGGACATCATGATGAAATAGGCCCAACCATATTCGCCAAGGGCGCGCGTATAGAAGGCGAAGCGTTCGTAGATGCTGCCCGAGTACCAGGCGATGAAGAGCTCCATGAAGTAGGCGTATCCGACCAAGGAACCGGTCAGGAGCATGAACTTGTTCATGTTCTCCAGATGGTGCATGCGGACCACCTTCTTCAGGCCGAAGACCTGGCGGGCGACGATGAGCAAGGTTTCCACCAGGGCGAAGCCGCTGAAGACGGCGCCGGCGACGAAGTAGGGCGGGAAGATAGTGGTATGCCAGCCCGGCACCTTGGAGGCGGCGAAGTCGAAGGAGACGATGGAGTGCACCGAGAGCACCAGAGGGGTCGAGATGGCGGCCAGGATGAGGTAGGCGCGTTCGTAGTTCTGCCAGTGGCGCGCCGAACCGCGCCAGCCGAGGGCGAACACGGCCAGCACGAACTTGCGCACCTTGGTGGTGGCGCGGTCGCGGAAGGTCGCCAGATCCGGGATGAGGCCCATGTACCAGAACAGGACCGAGACCGTGAAGTAGGTCGAGACCGCGAAGACGTCCCACAGCAGAGGGCTGCGGAAGTTGGGCCAGACCGCCATCTGGTTCGGGATCGGGAACACGTAATAGATGACCCAGATACGCCCGACGTGGATGGCCGGGAAGATGCCGGCGCACATCACCGCGAAGATGGTCATGGCTTCGGAGAAGCGGTTGATGGCGGTGCGCCAGCGTTGGCGGAACAGGAACAAGATGGCGGAGATAAGGGTCCCCGCGTGGCCGATACCGATCCACCACACGAAATTGACGATGGCCCAGCCCCAAGCCACCGGGACGTTGACGCCCCAGACGCCGGTTCCTTCCCAGAACAGGTAGCCGATAAGGCCGGCCATGAGGGAAAGCAGGGACAGGCTGGCGAGCAACAGCAAAACCCAAGTCGCGGTGGGTTTGGCTTCGGCCGGCAAGGTGATGATATCCGTGACTTCGTGGAAGTCCTCGGTCTCGACCAGTACCGGCCGTTTTGTCGGATCGTAATCGCTGTGGATGATCATTTCGGCATTTCCCTTAACCGTTCAACCTATTCATCATTATCAGGCCGCGATTTTTTCGATGGCTTTGTTCGGATTCCGCACCCGGCCCAGGTAGGTCGTGCGGGGCTTGGTGTTCAAGTCCTTCAACACTCCGTAATTGCGCGGGTGCTTCTTGAGCTTGGCCACCCGGCTTTCCGGGTCGTTGATGTTGCCGAACACGATGGCATCGGTCGGGCAGGCTTGGGCGCAGGCCGGCGTCACCACGCCATCCGGAATCGTCTCTTGGCCCTTGTTCTTGTACTGGATGCGGGCGCGGTTGATGCGCTGCACGCAGTAGGTGCACTTCTCCATGACGCCGCGGAAGCGGACGGTGACGTCCGGGTTCTTCTGCATGGCCAAGGGGCTGTTCTTCCAGTTATTGGTGAAGTTGAAGAAGTTGAACCGGCGCACCTTGTACGGGCAGTTGTTGGAGCAGTAGCGCGTCCCGACGCAGCGGTTGTACACCATGTCGTTCAGACCCTCGTGGGAATGGACGGTGGCGGCCACCGGGCAGACTTCCTCGCAAGGGGCGTTCTCGCATTGCTGGCAGGTCATGATCTGGAAGACCATATCGGGATTGTCCACGTCGCCGTTGAAATACCGATCCAAGCGGATCCAATGCATCTCGCGGCCGCGCAGCACCTGTTCCTTGCCCACCACGGGCACGTTGTTCTCGGCGGTGCAGGCGAGCAGGCAGGTATTGCAACCCGTGCAATTGTTCAGGTCGATGACCATGCCCCATTGCTGCCCGACGGTGAAGTCGTAATCGCCGCGGGCGCCGTCCTTCTTGAAGGGCGCCTCGCCCCAGAGGGACTTCTCCAGGCCGTCCTTCGGATCGACCGGATGCTCGTTCCAACGGGCCTCGGAAAACGGTTTCTCTTCCTCTACGGTGCTGTTCTTGGTTTCCTCGTAGCCTTCCAGGGAAGCCTCGCGAACGATGGGGCGGCGCTCCATGGACCAATGATCCTGGGTGCAAGCGACCTCATACAGCCCGCCGGTGGCCTCGATCTTCACGTCGCCGGCCCAATACGGGGAAGCGCTCGACATCAAGGCGTAGGCATCGAAGCCGGAACCGGTCCCGACCTTGCCCACGGAACGGCGGCCATAACCGAAATGCAGCAAGGCAGTGTCCTCGGACATGCCGGGCAGGATCCAGGCCACGGCTTCCAGGGATTTCCCGCCCACGGTCACGCGCACCATGGCGCGATGGCGGTACTCGCCCATGCGGGTGCCGGTCTTATTGTCGGTCAGCATCTGGGCCGCGATGCCCAGCTTGTCCGCCAGCTTCGGCGAAACCAGTACGGCATTGTCCCAGGTCAGCTTGGTGACCGGATCGGGAAGCTCTTGCAGCCAGGCGTTGTTGGCGTAGCGGCCATCGTACAGGTTGGGATGATGGCGGAAAAGCATCTCGATGCCGCCGGTTTTCGGGGCGCCGGGAATTTTGGCCAAGGCGCCGCCTACCGAGCCGGGATGGACCGAAGCATACGTAGTCCGGGGAATGACGCCGTCGTGCAACCATTGGCGCCAGGTATGCTCGAAGTCCGCGCCGCCTTGCTTACGCCAGTACTCGCGCACGATGTCATGGCTCTTGCGGAAAGGATAGGCCGAGAGACCGGCGAGCAATTCCGCGGCGCCGATGCTGTTGTACATCGGATTGATCAGCGGCTGCGCCAGGGACGCGGTGCCGTCATACGCCAGGCCATCCCCCCACTCTTCCAGGAAGTGGCTCGAGGGCAGATGCCATTCGCTCAGGGCGGTGGTTTCGTTGCTCTCGGAGGAAAGGGCGATGACATGCTTGACCTTACCGAGCTTGCCGGCGAAGTCCATGTCCGCCGGGGCCGCGAAGGCGGGGTTGGCGTCCAGGATGACCAGGGTCTCGACCTGTCCGGCCGCCATGGCCGAGGCCAATGCCGGCAGGGCTTCCAGGGAAGGGGTCTCGCCGTTGAGGGAGGCCACCACGCTGGGCTTGTATTCGAGGGTAACGCCGACGTTACCCAGGGCGGAATTGAGGATGTGCCCGAGCGCATGGGCCTGCTCCGGCTGGTAACGGCCCACGACCACGAGGGACGCGCCCTTGTGCTCCAGGATGTCCTTCGCCATTTCGCGGATGTATTCGGGCTTGACGCCGGCAGCGGCGGCATCGGCGGAGAGGGCGGACACTTCCGAACCCCAGGCGCCCAGATCGAGGCCTTGGGCCTGCATTTCCTTAGCCACCAGGATGAGCACGTTGGCGATCTGGCTCGGCTTCACGCGCAGGCGATGGTCGGCCGTACCGCCGGTGGGGCTGAAATGCGACTCCACCATATAGAGGCGGCTCATGCCTTCCGGACCGAGATCGGGATTGCGGGTGCTTACGAAGGCCTTGCCGTTCTTCAGGTGATCGGATTCGGACTCGCTGAAATCGCAATCGATGGAAAGGATGCGCTTGGCGGCCTGCATCTTATAGTGCGGATCCAGGGCCTGGCCCGTAACCGCCTTGATACCCTGGGCCTGCGCGTCCCGGTTGACGGTCTCGTAGGTGGTCCACTGGGCCTTGGGGTAGGTCTTGAGCACATGGGCCTTCACGTCCGCCAGGGAGGGCGAAGCGATATACCCGCTTAGGAAATGCAGTCCCTGCCCGCCGTTGGC encodes:
- the nrfD gene encoding polysulfide reductase NrfD, translating into MIIHSDYDPTKRPVLVETEDFHEVTDIITLPAEAKPTATWVLLLLASLSLLSLMAGLIGYLFWEGTGVWGVNVPVAWGWAIVNFVWWIGIGHAGTLISAILFLFRQRWRTAINRFSEAMTIFAVMCAGIFPAIHVGRIWVIYYVFPIPNQMAVWPNFRSPLLWDVFAVSTYFTVSVLFWYMGLIPDLATFRDRATTKVRKFVLAVFALGWRGSARHWQNYERAYLILAAISTPLVLSVHSIVSFDFAASKVPGWHTTIFPPYFVAGAVFSGFALVETLLIVARQVFGLKKVVRMHHLENMNKFMLLTGSLVGYAYFMELFIAWYSGSIYERFAFYTRALGEYGWAYFIMMSCNVITPQFFWFKKIRTNIPIMFVMTIFMNIGMWFERFVIVISLHADFLPSSWGYYRPTWVDIWTYVGTFGLFGTFFLLFLKYLPQLAIAEVKGVMPVASPHYGEHHDTPPAAMGTAGAKARGH
- a CDS encoding TAT-variant-translocated molybdopterin oxidoreductase, whose amino-acid sequence is MSSLNLDPKNTGKKYWKSLDELAEAPEFKEFVEREFPEGASELGTNVSRRRFLQVMGAGMALAGVSGCKPIRRPDLNILPYNKQPESLIPGVPQFYATTMSVGGEAVGLLVESHEGRPTKIEGNPKHPSSLGATGKYHQASVLGLYDPDRSKEPFKSGVNSDWGSFWKEADALFAGYKANGGQGLHFLSGYIASPSLADVKAHVLKTYPKAQWTTYETVNRDAQAQGIKAVTGQALDPHYKMQAAKRILSIDCDFSESESDHLKNGKAFVSTRNPDLGPEGMSRLYMVESHFSPTGGTADHRLRVKPSQIANVLILVAKEMQAQGLDLGAWGSEVSALSADAAAAGVKPEYIREMAKDILEHKGASLVVVGRYQPEQAHALGHILNSALGNVGVTLEYKPSVVASLNGETPSLEALPALASAMAAGQVETLVILDANPAFAAPADMDFAGKLGKVKHVIALSSESNETTALSEWHLPSSHFLEEWGDGLAYDGTASLAQPLINPMYNSIGAAELLAGLSAYPFRKSHDIVREYWRKQGGADFEHTWRQWLHDGVIPRTTYASVHPGSVGGALAKIPGAPKTGGIEMLFRHHPNLYDGRYANNAWLQELPDPVTKLTWDNAVLVSPKLADKLGIAAQMLTDNKTGTRMGEYRHRAMVRVTVGGKSLEAVAWILPGMSEDTALLHFGYGRRSVGKVGTGSGFDAYALMSSASPYWAGDVKIEATGGLYEVACTQDHWSMERRPIVREASLEGYEETKNSTVEEEKPFSEARWNEHPVDPKDGLEKSLWGEAPFKKDGARGDYDFTVGQQWGMVIDLNNCTGCNTCLLACTAENNVPVVGKEQVLRGREMHWIRLDRYFNGDVDNPDMVFQIMTCQQCENAPCEEVCPVAATVHSHEGLNDMVYNRCVGTRYCSNNCPYKVRRFNFFNFTNNWKNSPLAMQKNPDVTVRFRGVMEKCTYCVQRINRARIQYKNKGQETIPDGVVTPACAQACPTDAIVFGNINDPESRVAKLKKHPRNYGVLKDLNTKPRTTYLGRVRNPNKAIEKIAA
- a CDS encoding DUF3341 domain-containing protein, which produces MEKTVTQAKPKTFGVLAEFAGVKEVYHAAEKVRDKGFKKWDVHSPFPIHGIDHAMGIGDSRMGWIAFFGAMAGCFGGFGLQYWINMFAQPVVIGGKPLNPYPAFIPVMYHALFKSKNFGKFSDNGFFISIEAKDPKFNVNEVQKLLADIGGRNIEVLED